A genomic stretch from Balaenoptera musculus isolate JJ_BM4_2016_0621 chromosome 9, mBalMus1.pri.v3, whole genome shotgun sequence includes:
- the POLM gene encoding LOW QUALITY PROTEIN: DNA-directed DNA/RNA polymerase mu (The sequence of the model RefSeq protein was modified relative to this genomic sequence to represent the inferred CDS: inserted 3 bases in 2 codons; deleted 1 base in 1 codon; substituted 2 bases at 2 genomic stop codons), whose protein sequence is MRGRDAKREKIVGQDPQDLGPVDDGGASETAGFRPPSARLPSGFCPVSVCLRRAPPAARFPGVTVYLAEPRMGRSRRAFLTRLALSKGFCVLDAYSSEVTHVMMEGTSAEEAVCRQERRTAALHPGCTRPVLLDVSWFTESTAAGQPVPVECRHRLEVAVCRKGLPRPAWGLPCACQRPTPVTHHNAGLSXALETLAEAAGFAGGEGRQLSLCRAASVLKALPSPVTALSQLRGLACFGEHSRRVVQELLQHGVCEEVERVRLSERYQAMKVLTQIFGVGVRTADRRYREGLRTLDDLREQPQRLTQQQRAGLQHHQDLSTPILPSDVETLQQAVEAAVGQALPGAAVALTGGFRRGKLQSHDLDFLIXHPQEGREAGLLPRVLCCLKKQGLVLYRQHQRSRQADDPTHLPRQSHTMDAFEEAFCILHLPQPPGDAVGAPRGPASPXPXLVVTPISQFPFALLGWTGSKRFERELRRFSRKERGLWLNSRGLFDPGQKTFFHVASEEDIFRLLGLEYLPPQQRNAWSY, encoded by the exons aTGAGGGGCAGGGATGCCAAGCGGGAGAAGATTGTGGGGCAGGACCCGCAAGACCTGGGCCCAGTGGATGACGGAGGAGCCAGCGAGACTGCTG GCTTCCGCCCGCCTTCCGCCCGCCTTCCTTCCGGCTTCTGTCCAGTTTCCGTCTGCCTTCGTCGGGCGCCGCCTGCGGCACGCTTCCCTGGGGTCACTGTCTACCTGGCTGAGCCACGCATGGGCCGCAGCCGCCGGGCCTTCCTCACACGCCTGGCTCTCTCCAAGGGCTTCTGCGTCCTGGACGCCTACAG CTCGGAGGTGACACACGTCATGATGGAGGGGACC TCAGCAGAGGAGGCCGTCTGCCGGCAGGAGCGCAGGACGGCGGCTCTTCACCCAGGATGCACCCGCCCAGTGCTCTTAGATGTAAGCTGGTTCACGGAGAGCACGGCGGCCGGGCAGCCTGTCCCTGTGGAATGCCGGCACCGCCTGGAG GTGGCTGTGTGCAGGAAGGGGCTGCCACGCCCAGCatgggggctgccctgtgcctGCCAGCGTCCCACACCCGTCACGCACCACAACGCTGGCCTCTCGTGA GCTCTGGAGACGCTGGCAGAGGCCGCGGGCTTCGCCGGCGGTGAGGGCCGCCAACTCTCCTTGTGCAGAGCGGCCTCAGTGCTCAAGGCCCTTCCCAGCCCGGTCACGGCCCTGAGCCAGCTGCGTGGCCTGGCCTGCTTTGGAGAACACTCGCGCAGGGTCGTCCAG GAGCTGCTGCAACACGGAGTGtgtgaggaggtggagagagtCCGGCTCTCGGAGAGGTACCAGGCCATGAAGGT CCTCACTCAGATCTTTGGGGTCGGGGTAAGGACCGCTGACCGGCGGTACCGGGAGGGGCTGCGGACGCTGGACGACCTCCGAGAGCAGCCCCAGAGACTGACCCAGCAGCAGAGAGCAG GACTCCAGCACCACCAGGACCTGAGCACCCCGATCCTGCCGTCAGACGTGGAGACCCTGCAGCAGGCGGTGGAGGCAGCCGTGGGGCAGGCCCTTCCTGGGGCCGCCGTCGCGCTGACCGGCGGCTTCCGGA GGGGGAAGTTGCAGAGCCACGACTTGGACTTCCTCA ACCACCCCCAGGAGGGCCGGGAGGCAGGGCTGCTGCCCAGAGTGCTGTGCTGCCTGAAGAAGCAG GGCCTTGTCCTGTACCGCCAGCACCAGCGCAGCCGGCAGGCAGACgaccccacccacctgccccggcAGAGCCACACCATGGATGCCTTCGAGGAGGCTTTCTGCATTCTCCACCTGCCACAACCCCCAGGGGATGCTGTAGGGGCGCCCAGAGGCCCTGCCTCACCCTGACC CCTGGTGGTCACCCCCATCAGCCAGTTCCCCTTTGCGCTACTCGGCTGGACTGGCTCCAAG CGTTTCGAGCGGGAGCTGCGCCGCTTCAGCCGGAAGGAGAGGGGGCTCTGGCTGAATAGCCGTGGTCTGTTTGATCCGGGGCAG AAGACGTTTTTCCACGTGGCTTCAGAGGAAGACATCTTCAGACTCTTGGGCCTTGAGTACCTTCCCCCCCAGCAGAGAAATGCCTGGTCCTATTAG